The following proteins come from a genomic window of Candidatus Zixiibacteriota bacterium:
- a CDS encoding DNA-processing protein DprA codes for MNAGTIVLKLMQTEGIGARTILRILRAAVEVRCDLEDLLKSEESDLFERFRIPDDLVKRLGPDTAEATNLLEELCEHDVRLVMYATDDYPMQLAQTLEDAAPPALFVYGNMELLKQPTLAVCGSRDVSSEGHEKTSQLVGYVAGLDINVISGAAAGVDQVAHNAAFMAGGVTTIVLPAGILSLNMTDLLDDAVQHDKLLVVSEFYPRAKWTTWGAMQRNSTIIALSQAVLAVEPGLSGGTFEAARTALKLGRPLYLLKSGRDERVTDGHRYFLRKGATEIRMQDKGLVDAEQLIETIRRRHR; via the coding sequence ATGAACGCAGGCACTATCGTTCTTAAGCTAATGCAAACCGAGGGGATCGGAGCTCGGACTATTCTGCGCATCCTGCGGGCGGCTGTGGAGGTCCGGTGTGATCTGGAGGACTTGCTGAAAAGCGAAGAGTCCGACCTGTTTGAACGTTTCCGTATTCCCGATGATCTGGTAAAGAGATTGGGGCCGGACACTGCGGAGGCTACCAATCTGCTTGAAGAACTGTGCGAACATGATGTCCGACTGGTAATGTATGCAACCGATGATTATCCCATGCAGTTGGCACAGACTCTCGAGGACGCAGCTCCGCCGGCCTTGTTTGTCTATGGCAACATGGAGTTGTTGAAGCAGCCGACCCTGGCCGTTTGTGGATCTCGCGATGTATCCTCAGAAGGTCACGAGAAGACCAGCCAACTGGTAGGTTATGTGGCGGGACTCGACATCAATGTCATCAGTGGCGCCGCGGCCGGTGTCGACCAGGTGGCACACAACGCAGCTTTCATGGCCGGGGGTGTAACCACGATAGTACTGCCGGCGGGAATTCTCAGCCTAAACATGACCGATCTGCTTGACGACGCTGTCCAGCATGACAAGCTCCTGGTAGTCTCAGAGTTTTATCCGCGGGCCAAATGGACGACATGGGGAGCCATGCAACGCAACAGTACTATTATCGCACTATCACAAGCCGTGCTGGCCGTGGAGCCGGGCCTGTCGGGAGGAACTTTCGAAGCAGCCAGGACAGCACTGAAACTTGGACGCCCATTGTACTTGTTGAAGAGTGGACGTGATGAGCGGGTGACCGATGGACATCGGTATTTTTTAAGAAAAGGTGCGACGGAAATCAGAATGCAAGACAAAGGTCTGGTCGATGCAGAACAGTTGATCGAGACCATCAGGCGCCGCCACCGATAA
- a CDS encoding DUF4184 family protein produces the protein MPFTVSHPAIVLPFKQLCPRWFSLSGLIAGAMSPDLLYFLMLQTQYRGFSHSWLGLLLFCLPAGMLFAYCFHRFFKYQAIYNLPRPFDIRLSGLAEQSFQIGSFGGWMKLALSVLLGTLTHFFWDSFTHPWGEMAQMFEVFSEVFTLWGIQRPLCRWLQHVSTIAGAVVMLRYVLKGCLLPPPAAMRPTRSSGSKLLFWLVGGVVATLFACLVVYCFDIVYDLQLRQGHNTISAMSSFGLAGWAGFFYYVCIYGILSKRRAGGMGETMSDES, from the coding sequence ATGCCGTTCACCGTATCTCATCCAGCGATAGTTCTGCCGTTCAAACAACTCTGCCCACGATGGTTTTCGTTAAGTGGTTTAATAGCCGGTGCTATGTCGCCAGACCTGCTCTATTTCCTGATGTTGCAGACGCAGTATCGTGGCTTTAGTCATTCCTGGCTGGGGTTGCTTCTCTTTTGTCTACCGGCCGGGATGCTGTTTGCATATTGCTTTCATCGTTTCTTTAAGTATCAGGCCATTTACAATCTCCCCAGACCGTTCGATATCCGCTTGTCCGGTTTGGCCGAACAGAGTTTTCAGATCGGCAGCTTCGGCGGTTGGATGAAGCTCGCCTTGTCGGTTCTGCTGGGTACCTTGACACATTTCTTTTGGGATTCGTTTACACACCCGTGGGGAGAAATGGCGCAGATGTTTGAAGTTTTCTCAGAGGTGTTTACTTTGTGGGGAATCCAACGCCCTCTGTGCCGATGGCTTCAACACGTCAGCACGATCGCCGGTGCTGTCGTTATGCTGAGGTATGTCCTCAAAGGGTGTCTATTACCACCTCCGGCGGCGATGCGACCTACACGTTCTTCAGGCAGCAAGCTCCTGTTCTGGCTGGTCGGTGGTGTGGTGGCTACTCTCTTTGCCTGCCTGGTGGTTTACTGTTTCGATATCGTGTACGACCTGCAATTGAGGCAGGGTCACAATACAATCTCGGCCATGTCCAGCTTTGGGTTGGCCGGCTGGGCCGGGTTCTTCTACTATGTTTGCATCTATGGTATCCTGTCAAAACGACGAGCCGGTGGCATGGGCGAAACCATGTCGGACGAGTCGTGA
- a CDS encoding serine/threonine protein kinase, producing MAMMTPNLTNPITRLWRALYRAIGEVAPDARKVVRKPAVILEVLLRAYRAHIALAVSILFLLFIAPQIVDFTTGMVFPPQTSKKFFGLIKRQKQDPARQFADSVLTTALWITSVGAVAVFFWLSIPGAVLRTTARSKRLVGEAAAVLESDPTRSLALYRQALARTTDPEQELALKTTVHKLEAASAPHLSVGETAVDSVRGTLCENSPPGPLATSTPTNTNSLSRVGHEGRYSLGKELGAGAMGVVYRGRDSVLDRTVAMKQLSVRLTGDDEYASRFRQEAKALARLTHPNIVQVHDFIETGSRLWMVLEFVDGGDLATHLQISGRLSATEAATIIIPAARGLAYAHSQGVIHRDLKPANILLTGDLVPKISDFGIAKLTQSSHITQIGSVLGSPPYMSPEQCSGGSVDARTDVYALGITLYQLLTGQVPFSGDTSSVLARHIVEQPTRLAEIIPGITQSVEDAVLGMLAKSPDQRPQDMSAVINLLESFCCPSPLKQT from the coding sequence ATGGCTATGATGACCCCTAATCTGACCAACCCAATAACCCGACTCTGGCGAGCACTGTATCGAGCGATTGGTGAAGTGGCTCCGGATGCTCGTAAGGTAGTCCGCAAACCGGCGGTAATACTCGAAGTCTTGCTGAGGGCATATCGGGCGCACATCGCCCTGGCAGTCTCAATTCTGTTCCTGCTGTTTATCGCACCACAGATCGTGGATTTCACTACCGGCATGGTCTTTCCACCGCAGACATCCAAGAAGTTCTTCGGTCTGATCAAGAGACAGAAACAAGACCCGGCTCGGCAGTTCGCTGATTCGGTGCTTACAACAGCTCTCTGGATAACGTCAGTAGGCGCCGTCGCTGTCTTTTTCTGGCTGTCCATTCCAGGCGCTGTGTTGAGAACAACAGCTCGCTCAAAAAGGCTGGTTGGTGAGGCAGCAGCCGTCTTGGAAAGTGATCCTACGAGAAGCCTCGCACTTTACAGACAGGCGTTGGCTCGTACCACAGACCCGGAGCAGGAACTTGCGTTGAAAACCACAGTGCACAAACTCGAAGCTGCGTCGGCGCCCCATCTATCCGTCGGGGAAACGGCTGTGGATTCCGTGCGTGGGACCTTGTGCGAAAACAGTCCACCCGGCCCTCTTGCCACCTCGACTCCAACCAACACAAACAGTCTATCTCGTGTAGGACATGAGGGACGTTACAGCCTGGGGAAGGAACTGGGCGCGGGAGCGATGGGGGTTGTGTATCGTGGCCGCGATAGTGTTCTTGATCGTACGGTAGCGATGAAACAGCTCTCGGTGCGATTGACCGGTGACGATGAGTATGCATCTCGATTCCGCCAAGAGGCCAAAGCGCTGGCAAGACTTACCCATCCCAATATCGTACAGGTGCATGATTTCATTGAAACTGGTAGTCGGTTGTGGATGGTGTTGGAATTCGTGGACGGCGGTGATCTCGCGACTCACCTTCAAATCAGCGGTCGCTTGTCCGCTACGGAGGCGGCGACGATCATAATACCAGCAGCTCGCGGACTCGCCTACGCCCACAGCCAGGGGGTTATTCACAGAGATCTTAAACCGGCCAATATCCTGCTGACCGGCGACTTGGTGCCGAAGATATCAGACTTCGGAATCGCCAAGTTAACCCAGTCTAGCCATATCACGCAGATAGGCTCCGTGCTGGGCTCACCTCCTTATATGAGCCCGGAGCAATGCAGCGGCGGTTCGGTCGATGCACGAACCGATGTCTATGCATTGGGCATTACGCTGTACCAACTACTCACCGGACAAGTCCCGTTTAGCGGCGACACCTCAAGCGTACTGGCACGCCACATTGTCGAGCAGCCCACCCGTCTTGCTGAGATCATTCCCGGGATAACGCAGAGCGTCGAAGACGCGGTTCTCGGGATGCTCGCCAAGAGTCCGGACCAACGCCCTCAGGATATGAGCGCTGTGATCAATCTGCTGGAGTCCTTTTGCTGTCCCTCGCCTTTGAAGCAAACCTAA
- a CDS encoding LuxR C-terminal-related transcriptional regulator, whose product MKQPENRDSTTVANEPEHNQLSLEGDTDLAESNRRLQEEIADRCQAEADLAIANQILEAKHQELHERNVALQQVLSRIEEEKTMLAFQVRTNIDRLIKPIVRALEDKADPVEKRQLQLLATSLEQATKPLGDKLQSIYASLTPREVEISNMVKNGLTSKQAGTLLGLSEATIRKHRRNIRKKLGIANQQQNLSSYLKTL is encoded by the coding sequence ATGAAACAGCCGGAAAACCGAGATTCCACAACCGTTGCCAACGAGCCTGAGCACAACCAACTTTCTCTGGAGGGAGATACCGATCTGGCCGAATCCAATCGCCGTCTCCAGGAAGAAATAGCCGACCGATGTCAGGCTGAAGCCGACCTGGCCATAGCCAATCAAATACTGGAGGCAAAACACCAGGAACTTCACGAGCGCAATGTTGCCCTGCAACAGGTACTGAGTCGTATCGAAGAAGAGAAAACAATGCTCGCCTTCCAGGTTCGGACCAATATAGACCGTCTGATCAAGCCAATCGTCAGGGCTCTTGAGGATAAGGCCGATCCGGTTGAAAAGCGTCAACTGCAATTGCTTGCCACCAGTCTGGAGCAGGCCACCAAGCCACTGGGTGACAAACTACAATCGATCTACGCCAGTCTGACGCCCCGTGAGGTGGAGATCAGCAACATGGTCAAGAACGGCCTGACTTCAAAACAAGCGGGTACACTGCTGGGTCTTTCTGAAGCCACTATCCGCAAGCACCGCCGAAATATCCGCAAAAAACTGGGTATAGCCAACCAACAGCAAAACCTCTCATCGTATCTGAAGACGCTCTGA
- a CDS encoding methyl-accepting chemotaxis protein, whose translation MKIGQKLIGAFLVVAVLTLCAGGVAYWGIGHMTDATNDANTRLHDAIDANKVAFWTIKQYQNLADHVINHEDAAIEEFDHSAEQMDHYRDRLGEVIDNEQEHAWFAELVKADGEFDGVFREQIMPEVAWIKEEHIKELDVEADKWIGVIDEMGTKIGESFYEEFNQAVKNNDSKEIARDAELLLAAVEMRYWTIKQYQVAADLIINHNPDAIVEFGNAVEQMDKYRDIVRSGLDHDDEKAWMADLMVADEEFDAVFHEGIVPTVARIMENRIIQADVAADEKMAIIEENTANIVASIEEEAGEAVDEFVSTASTVTMTVVIVSLLSVVIGISLGFFISRGISKPVGQMARIADGISTGDIEHNVDHKSKDEVGVLADSFRKLIDYMKELSGAAETIAKNDLTVQVEPKSDKDVLGNSFKTMVANLTGMVRKLGENANQLVSAATEIASTSEQMSRGSNDQAQQVGQVSTAIEEMSATIVESSRNAGEATEASKGASDNATSGGQIVNDTIQGMQKIADVVRESADSIGKLAKSADQIGEIVGVIDDIADQTNLLALNAAIEAARAGEQGRGFAVVADEVRKLAERTGKATGEITDMIKGIQSETEEAVASMETGVQEVDKGRELADKAGNSLTEIVNMSQRVMDMIQQIATAADEQSSAAEQISKNVENVSSVTKETATGAEQAAAAAEQLNKNAEGLQQIVAQFQVTENA comes from the coding sequence ATGAAAATCGGACAGAAACTAATCGGAGCTTTCCTGGTCGTGGCCGTCCTTACATTGTGCGCGGGCGGCGTCGCCTACTGGGGTATCGGCCACATGACCGATGCAACCAACGATGCCAACACACGTTTGCATGACGCTATCGATGCCAACAAAGTCGCCTTCTGGACCATCAAACAGTACCAGAACCTGGCCGACCATGTCATTAACCATGAGGACGCAGCAATTGAGGAATTTGATCATTCTGCTGAGCAGATGGATCATTACCGTGATCGATTGGGCGAAGTCATAGACAACGAGCAGGAGCATGCCTGGTTTGCAGAACTGGTCAAAGCGGACGGCGAATTCGACGGTGTCTTTCGCGAGCAGATTATGCCGGAAGTAGCCTGGATCAAGGAAGAGCACATCAAGGAACTCGACGTCGAGGCTGATAAGTGGATAGGTGTTATTGATGAGATGGGCACCAAGATAGGTGAGTCGTTCTATGAAGAGTTCAATCAAGCGGTCAAGAACAATGACTCCAAGGAAATCGCCAGAGATGCAGAACTTCTGCTGGCCGCCGTGGAGATGCGTTACTGGACGATCAAACAGTACCAGGTTGCCGCAGATCTGATTATTAATCACAACCCGGACGCCATCGTTGAGTTCGGCAACGCCGTCGAACAGATGGACAAGTACCGTGACATCGTTCGGTCGGGGCTTGATCATGACGACGAAAAGGCATGGATGGCCGATCTGATGGTGGCCGATGAAGAGTTCGATGCTGTTTTCCACGAAGGTATCGTGCCGACGGTGGCCCGTATCATGGAAAACCGCATCATCCAGGCGGACGTCGCGGCCGATGAGAAGATGGCCATTATTGAAGAGAACACGGCCAACATTGTCGCTTCAATTGAAGAAGAAGCGGGTGAAGCGGTGGATGAATTCGTTTCTACCGCGTCAACAGTTACCATGACGGTTGTCATTGTCAGCCTGCTGTCGGTGGTGATCGGCATCAGTCTGGGCTTTTTCATCTCGCGCGGTATTTCCAAGCCGGTCGGGCAGATGGCCCGGATAGCCGACGGAATCTCCACCGGTGACATTGAGCACAACGTCGACCACAAGTCGAAGGACGAGGTGGGAGTGTTGGCTGATTCTTTCCGGAAACTGATTGACTATATGAAAGAACTCTCAGGTGCGGCCGAGACAATCGCCAAGAACGACCTCACCGTGCAGGTCGAACCCAAGTCGGACAAAGATGTACTTGGTAACTCGTTCAAAACGATGGTTGCCAACCTGACCGGCATGGTGCGCAAGTTGGGTGAGAACGCCAACCAGTTGGTCTCCGCGGCTACCGAGATCGCCTCGACTTCCGAGCAGATGTCGCGCGGCTCCAACGATCAGGCGCAGCAAGTGGGACAGGTATCTACTGCCATCGAAGAGATGAGCGCCACTATTGTAGAATCATCTCGTAACGCCGGCGAAGCTACCGAAGCCTCCAAGGGCGCCTCGGACAACGCTACCAGCGGTGGTCAGATTGTCAACGACACTATTCAGGGGATGCAGAAGATTGCCGACGTAGTCCGCGAGTCGGCCGACTCAATCGGCAAACTGGCCAAGTCGGCTGATCAGATTGGTGAGATCGTCGGTGTTATCGACGACATCGCCGACCAGACCAACCTGCTGGCTTTGAACGCTGCAATCGAAGCAGCCCGGGCCGGTGAGCAGGGTCGCGGCTTCGCGGTCGTGGCCGATGAAGTTCGCAAGCTGGCCGAACGAACCGGCAAAGCGACCGGCGAGATCACCGACATGATCAAAGGAATCCAATCCGAGACCGAAGAAGCAGTGGCCTCCATGGAGACCGGTGTTCAGGAAGTTGACAAGGGTCGTGAGCTGGCCGACAAGGCGGGCAACAGCCTGACTGAGATCGTGAATATGTCACAGCGCGTCATGGACATGATTCAACAGATCGCCACGGCTGCCGACGAGCAATCATCGGCCGCCGAACAGATCTCCAAGAATGTCGAAAACGTTTCATCGGTAACCAAAGAGACAGCAACCGGCGCCGAGCAGGCCGCGGCTGCTGCCGAACAGTTGAACAAAAACGCAGAAGGTCTCCAGCAGATCGTGGCACAGTTCCAGGTCACTGAGAATGCATAG
- a CDS encoding haloacid dehalogenase type II, producing MRKLSDFEILTFDCYGTLIDWEQGINASLVPILASHRLNLNRDELLQKYATLEAEAEDGPYQTYREILRRVLEGFGKQYDFKPTEQQLDVFAESVTSWPPFEDSPEALRRLQSVYKLAVLSNIDDDLFAASAARLGIEFDFVFTAQQIGSYKPSINNFHYTIERLGLAPERILHVAQSLYHDIVPAQKVGLTTVWINRRHDQTGSGATPEAEAIPDFEYPDMRSFAGSALGE from the coding sequence ATGCGAAAACTCTCAGACTTTGAAATCCTGACCTTCGACTGCTACGGAACCCTGATCGATTGGGAACAAGGCATAAACGCCTCTCTGGTACCAATACTGGCATCGCACCGCTTGAATCTCAATCGCGACGAACTGCTTCAAAAATACGCCACCCTCGAAGCAGAGGCGGAGGACGGTCCGTATCAAACCTACCGTGAGATTCTACGCCGTGTACTTGAAGGTTTCGGCAAGCAATACGATTTCAAGCCGACCGAGCAACAACTGGATGTGTTCGCCGAATCCGTGACCTCATGGCCGCCTTTTGAGGATTCGCCAGAGGCCTTACGCCGGTTGCAGTCAGTCTACAAGTTGGCCGTCCTGTCGAATATTGACGATGACCTGTTTGCAGCATCGGCCGCACGCTTGGGAATCGAGTTTGATTTCGTCTTCACTGCACAGCAGATAGGTTCATACAAACCATCGATAAATAACTTCCACTACACCATCGAACGACTCGGACTTGCGCCCGAACGAATTCTACACGTAGCGCAGAGTTTGTATCATGACATCGTTCCTGCCCAAAAAGTCGGGTTGACCACGGTTTGGATCAACCGACGCCACGACCAGACAGGCTCCGGCGCCACTCCCGAGGCCGAAGCCATCCCGGACTTTGAATACCCGGACATGAGATCGTTCGCCGGTTCAGCTTTGGGAGAATAG
- a CDS encoding flavodoxin family protein, with protein MTTEKPTPRRVLGIVGSPRPGGNTDLLVDEVLNAAANEGASVEKVHLSKLTIAPCTACEGCKTKGHCIVDDDLGQVLDRMNDSDIWVLGTPVYFWGPTAWLKAFIDRWYGSRQYVDFASKRAIVVVPLEDNKDATARHTVGMLKDTLEYTKTELVATIVAKGVNKKGEVNDHPDYLEAARRAGQLAVTTLSGAG; from the coding sequence ATGACAACAGAAAAACCCACGCCACGACGTGTATTGGGAATCGTTGGTTCACCCAGACCAGGCGGCAATACCGATCTGCTGGTCGACGAAGTCCTGAACGCCGCCGCCAACGAAGGCGCCTCGGTCGAAAAAGTACACTTGAGCAAGCTGACAATTGCCCCCTGCACAGCATGCGAAGGTTGCAAGACAAAAGGACATTGTATCGTTGACGACGACCTGGGGCAGGTGTTGGACCGAATGAACGACTCGGACATCTGGGTACTCGGTACACCGGTATACTTCTGGGGGCCGACCGCCTGGTTGAAGGCGTTCATTGATCGCTGGTACGGTTCGCGTCAGTATGTGGACTTTGCAAGCAAACGGGCCATTGTCGTCGTGCCGCTTGAGGACAACAAAGATGCCACTGCACGTCACACTGTCGGTATGCTTAAGGATACTCTCGAATATACCAAGACTGAACTCGTTGCCACGATTGTGGCCAAAGGTGTGAATAAGAAGGGAGAGGTCAACGACCACCCTGATTATCTCGAAGCGGCCCGGCGGGCGGGACAGTTGGCTGTGACGACTCTCAGTGGTGCCGGATAA
- a CDS encoding FeS-binding protein — MADRPTKPSRPWRVICDELHQRGWHGTVVRVQRLEELKTELHDRRDSQEIDGRLYAEELSEFDFDHSSGPADTQSIIIVAVPHPHSAMTFQWKGKSHQVAIPPTYSHQIDHDVSKLLRSVLTPHGYLIKSAWVPEKLLAVRSGLARYGKNNISYVDGLGSYHRLIPFFSDLPCAQDNWQPAQVMPICNDCKACLKGCPTDAITEDRFLISAERCLTYHNESNREFPRWIDPSWHHCLVGCLKCQDVCPVNRKIPQTVDARIMFTAGETQLLVDNKDFSRLPQAKKVALAEFPFTKNLSRLARNLRTLLEAGT, encoded by the coding sequence ATGGCTGATAGACCGACAAAGCCATCCCGTCCTTGGAGAGTGATATGTGACGAACTGCATCAGCGCGGCTGGCACGGAACTGTTGTCCGAGTTCAACGCCTGGAGGAACTGAAAACCGAATTGCATGATCGACGAGACAGCCAGGAGATAGACGGTCGACTCTACGCGGAAGAACTGTCCGAGTTCGACTTCGACCATTCATCCGGCCCGGCTGACACCCAGTCGATTATCATCGTGGCCGTGCCGCACCCGCACTCGGCGATGACCTTTCAATGGAAGGGAAAATCGCACCAGGTAGCCATCCCCCCAACTTACTCGCACCAAATCGACCACGATGTAAGTAAGTTGCTCAGGTCTGTGCTGACACCTCATGGTTACCTGATCAAGTCGGCCTGGGTCCCGGAAAAGCTGCTGGCTGTTCGTAGCGGCTTGGCTCGGTACGGCAAAAACAACATATCCTATGTGGACGGCCTGGGGAGCTATCACCGACTGATTCCGTTCTTCAGTGATCTGCCATGCGCCCAGGACAACTGGCAACCCGCCCAAGTGATGCCCATTTGCAACGACTGCAAAGCCTGTCTTAAGGGCTGTCCTACCGATGCCATCACCGAAGACCGCTTCCTGATCTCAGCCGAGCGCTGTCTGACCTATCACAACGAAAGCAACCGGGAGTTCCCGAGGTGGATTGATCCATCATGGCATCACTGTCTGGTTGGCTGCCTAAAGTGTCAGGACGTTTGTCCGGTCAACAGAAAGATACCTCAAACGGTTGACGCGCGCATCATGTTTACCGCCGGCGAGACGCAGTTGCTGGTAGATAACAAAGACTTCAGCCGACTGCCACAGGCCAAGAAAGTTGCTCTTGCCGAGTTCCCATTTACGAAGAATCTGTCGCGACTGGCCAGAAACTTAAGGACTCTTTTGGAGGCGGGGACTTAG
- a CDS encoding EamA family transporter, translating into MSEHMKFKIALGFAAIYIIWGSTYLAIRLGVGSIPPFMMAGIRFMVGGLIMYTWMRARGVAAPSPKHWWTASVIGTLLAAGGTGLVTWAETTVPSGLTALLVAMVPMWIVLVDWLRPNGIKPRRLVVAGLGLGFFGVALLINPTDIGGVGEIDKFGALLIVLATMSWAIGSVYSRHAEQPSSKLLGASMQMLVGGGVLLLASALTGEFNSYDVGATTLESWMALTYLITVGSGAFAVYIWLIGASTPSKVATYAFVNPVIALVLGALVAGEALSGWTFFCSVIVILAVFMIIRSKARAAQPTNGAVKFVEPPVVPIPRFRS; encoded by the coding sequence ATGTCAGAACACATGAAATTCAAGATCGCCCTTGGTTTTGCCGCCATATACATAATCTGGGGGTCTACCTATCTCGCTATCCGCCTGGGCGTGGGCAGTATACCGCCGTTCATGATGGCCGGTATTCGGTTCATGGTTGGTGGATTGATTATGTATACATGGATGCGGGCTCGAGGTGTGGCGGCGCCCAGTCCAAAACACTGGTGGACGGCATCGGTTATCGGTACTCTGTTGGCCGCCGGGGGTACCGGCCTGGTAACGTGGGCAGAAACAACGGTACCATCTGGGTTGACCGCCTTGCTGGTGGCCATGGTTCCCATGTGGATCGTGCTGGTCGACTGGTTACGTCCCAATGGTATCAAACCGCGCCGCTTGGTGGTTGCGGGCTTGGGGTTGGGATTCTTTGGCGTCGCCCTGCTGATCAACCCAACCGATATCGGAGGGGTCGGTGAGATCGATAAATTCGGCGCTCTGCTGATTGTTCTGGCCACCATGTCCTGGGCCATCGGGTCGGTGTACTCTCGACACGCCGAACAGCCATCGTCAAAACTGCTGGGGGCGTCGATGCAGATGCTCGTCGGTGGCGGCGTTCTTCTGCTGGCCTCAGCCTTGACCGGAGAGTTTAATTCTTATGACGTCGGCGCCACCACGCTTGAGTCCTGGATGGCCCTGACTTACCTGATCACAGTTGGATCGGGCGCCTTTGCCGTTTACATCTGGCTGATAGGCGCATCGACACCGTCGAAAGTCGCCACCTACGCCTTCGTAAACCCGGTAATAGCACTCGTTTTGGGTGCTCTTGTGGCGGGAGAGGCGCTGAGCGGTTGGACCTTCTTCTGTTCGGTTATCGTAATCCTGGCTGTGTTTATGATCATCCGGTCAAAAGCACGCGCCGCGCAACCGACCAACGGCGCCGTTAAGTTCGTGGAACCGCCGGTTGTGCCAATACCCAGATTCAGGAGTTGA
- a CDS encoding Lrp/AsnC family transcriptional regulator, with protein MNMIDDTDRQILSILQENGRTTNAEIARQLELAPSGILERIRKLEKRKIIKGYHAHLDGRQVGYRVTAFVFIRTDERPGEICAAECLTDIPEVLEVHHIAGEDCYLVKLRCDSNEELGRLLREKIGTIGSVRSSRTSVVLETVKESVSLPVNSAN; from the coding sequence ATGAATATGATCGACGATACAGATCGCCAAATCCTGTCGATTCTACAGGAAAACGGCAGAACGACCAATGCGGAAATCGCCCGCCAACTCGAACTGGCCCCGTCGGGTATTCTCGAGAGAATCCGCAAGCTGGAAAAACGCAAGATTATCAAAGGATATCATGCTCACCTCGACGGTCGCCAGGTCGGCTATCGGGTGACAGCTTTTGTCTTCATTCGCACCGATGAGCGTCCGGGTGAAATCTGTGCGGCCGAATGCTTGACCGACATTCCCGAAGTTCTGGAAGTACATCACATTGCCGGCGAAGACTGCTATCTGGTCAAACTGCGGTGTGACAGCAATGAAGAGCTGGGCAGACTGCTGCGTGAAAAGATCGGAACCATAGGCAGCGTCCGCTCCAGCCGCACCAGTGTGGTGCTGGAAACGGTCAAGGAAAGCGTGTCCCTGCCGGTAAATAGCGCGAACTGA